The segment GATGCTGGCGAAGGTCGGGAAGGCCCCCTTCGTCCTCGTGGCCGAGAGCCAGAACATCAAGACGGGCCTCGGCCTGCGCTACGGCACCTGGCTCCTCGAGCGCGGGTTCAGCCCCCGCTACGCCCACGTCGGCGTCTCCAAGCCCGGCCACGGCGGCCTCCACGAGCACATGTACCACCAGGGCCTCGACCCCGACAGCCTGCTCGCGAAGATTAAGTCCCTCGCCTGAGCGCGGACACCCCTGACAACGACACGCGGCGCGGTCCCTCTTCGGGGCCGCGCCGTTCTGTATGCCGCCGCGTTTGTTGGGGTTTTCCCGAATGCCAAGCT is part of the Candidatus Hydrogenedentota bacterium genome and harbors:
- a CDS encoding transketolase gives rise to the protein MLAKVGKAPFVLVAESQNIKTGLGLRYGTWLLERGFSPRYAHVGVSKPGHGGLHEHMYHQGLDPDSLLAKIKSLA